From the genome of Pukyongia salina, one region includes:
- a CDS encoding murein hydrolase activator EnvC family protein yields MRRIKFFLTLLCCLVLATTSMHGQSKKQQELEAKRQAIMEEIKQINSLLFKTRGQQKSVLTQVEDLDQRIRATENLIRVTNQQANLLTREINDNLNKMETLREELKSLKEDYAAMIKKSYKSRSQQSRVMFLLSSDDFLQAYKRLQYMKQYAKHRKEQGERIKEKTEQLQILNTGLIEQKNQKQLLIEQNKNTRLTLAKEKKDQEALIASLKKDEGKFASQIRTKQREADAIDKQIDAIIRAAIAESNKSTDTKVTRGTAETFAMTAEAKALAANFSTNKGKLPWPVEKGVVIRRYGNQRHPQLPNVTTFSSGVEIATEKGAKARAVFNGEVFQVQKSKQGIMAVFVRHGNYISVYYNLESLAVKKGDKVSTKQELGTIFTNGLTGKTVLKFLIYQNSSRLNPADWVYKM; encoded by the coding sequence ATGAGACGTATAAAGTTTTTCCTTACCCTGCTTTGCTGCCTGGTTCTTGCTACGACATCAATGCATGGCCAGTCTAAAAAACAGCAGGAGCTTGAAGCGAAGAGACAGGCCATCATGGAGGAGATAAAGCAGATCAACTCATTGCTTTTCAAGACCAGGGGCCAGCAGAAATCGGTTTTAACCCAGGTAGAAGATCTCGATCAGCGCATAAGGGCCACGGAGAACCTTATTCGTGTTACCAACCAGCAGGCAAATCTTTTAACCAGGGAGATCAATGATAATCTCAACAAAATGGAGACGCTCAGGGAAGAGTTAAAGTCTCTCAAGGAGGATTATGCCGCCATGATCAAGAAGTCGTATAAGAGCAGGTCTCAGCAGAGCAGGGTGATGTTTCTGTTGTCATCAGACGATTTCCTGCAGGCGTACAAAAGACTTCAGTATATGAAACAGTATGCGAAGCACCGAAAAGAGCAGGGAGAACGAATAAAGGAAAAGACAGAGCAACTACAGATATTGAATACCGGACTGATAGAGCAGAAAAATCAGAAACAATTATTGATAGAACAAAACAAAAATACCCGGCTAACCCTGGCCAAGGAAAAAAAGGATCAGGAAGCATTAATAGCATCCTTGAAGAAAGATGAAGGTAAATTTGCCTCTCAGATAAGAACCAAACAAAGGGAAGCAGATGCAATTGATAAGCAGATCGATGCCATAATCAGGGCTGCTATCGCCGAATCCAACAAGAGTACAGACACCAAAGTTACCAGGGGAACCGCAGAAACTTTTGCAATGACCGCCGAGGCAAAAGCGCTGGCGGCTAATTTCAGCACCAATAAGGGCAAATTACCCTGGCCGGTGGAAAAGGGTGTCGTGATACGTCGCTATGGAAACCAGAGGCACCCACAATTACCTAATGTCACCACTTTTAGCAGTGGTGTTGAGATCGCTACCGAAAAGGGCGCGAAGGCCAGAGCGGTATTTAACGGGGAAGTTTTCCAGGTGCAGAAATCAAAGCAAGGTATAATGGCGGTTTTTGTAAGACACGGAAATTATATTTCAGTGTATTATAATCTTGAAAGCCTGGCAGTAAAGAAAGGGGATAAAGTAAGTACCAAGCAGGAATTGGGAACGATCTTCACTAACGGTCTTACCGGAAAAACTGTATTAAAATTCCTGATCTATCAGAATAGCAGCCGTTTAAATCCGGCAGATTGGGTTTATAAGATGTAA
- a CDS encoding DUF4292 domain-containing protein gives MRKSLFFLFLLILLHSCKGLKGVSGTETANASLQAKDIISTHKLASPKFSTMAGRIKVEYEDERKSQSMTVSLRMEKDKKIWIKASLLGITLAKVLITPERVSYYETISNTYFDGDFSLLSKWLGTEVDFEKTQAILLGQTMFNMNKSSYTSEVVNNKYKLSPKRQLENFIHSLFLNPDNFKVASATLSQPRANRMLTVNYGPYQQIDGAYYPSEISINSKEGDSRTKIEVTYRKIDLNVSVSFPFDIPQGFEPIDLGR, from the coding sequence ATGAGAAAGAGTTTATTTTTTCTGTTTCTGCTTATTCTTTTACATTCTTGTAAAGGGTTAAAAGGGGTTAGTGGTACCGAAACTGCCAATGCATCTCTACAAGCTAAGGACATTATCTCCACGCATAAACTCGCCTCTCCGAAGTTCTCTACCATGGCGGGACGAATTAAGGTGGAGTATGAGGATGAAAGGAAGTCGCAAAGCATGACGGTAAGCTTAAGGATGGAGAAGGATAAAAAGATATGGATAAAAGCATCACTCCTTGGTATTACCCTGGCCAAAGTCCTAATCACGCCAGAGAGGGTGAGTTATTACGAAACGATTTCGAACACGTATTTCGACGGTGATTTCAGCCTGCTTAGTAAATGGTTGGGAACAGAAGTTGATTTCGAAAAAACCCAGGCCATATTATTGGGCCAGACTATGTTCAATATGAATAAGAGTTCGTATACATCAGAGGTGGTGAATAATAAATACAAGCTTTCACCCAAACGGCAGCTTGAGAATTTCATTCATAGCTTATTTCTCAATCCCGATAATTTTAAGGTTGCCTCTGCCACCTTGTCCCAGCCCAGGGCCAACCGGATGCTAACAGTGAATTACGGCCCGTATCAACAGATAGACGGAGCATATTATCCTTCAGAGATCTCCATCAACTCCAAAGAAGGAGATTCTCGAACTAAAATAGAGGTCACTTACAGGAAAATAGACCTGAATGTTTCGGTGAGTTTTCCTTTCGACATACCTCAGGGTTTTGAACCAATAGACCTTGGCCGATGA